The DNA window agcaaaataaagttgctaaaaagaaaacataggcatatTGTCAAAACTGTTTGTTTTGTATTGTTGTCTGCTtctgttcctagtgagttttgggaaGAAGTTGTCCTTACTAttgtaagtttgattaatacCATTTCATCGTCTCATAGTTCAGGTTTGTCTCcctttaaaaagttatataGGTGTGTCCTTAATTATTCCTGATTTAGAGtttttggttgtacttgttttgtTCTTCGTCCTCATATAGAACACAATAAATTATCCTCTTGATCTGCTATTTGTGTCTTTCTAggttatggtgaaggtaaaaagagGTATCATTGTTTTGGcccaataactcagaaactttatatGTTTCATCATGTTGTCTTTCtcgagcatatacctttcttttataTTCCATCCATTACTCATAACCTGACTAGACCTGATCTTATTCGTATAGATCCATTTTTTAAGGATTCTGATATTTTATCATCTCAGGTTCCTAGTACCTCAAACACTCCTTCCTCTCCATGTTCAACCAATTTATACTCATAATTTTGCAAGTATTGACACTTTACTCTCTAGCACACCAGAAGCTTCATTCTTATCTATAGCTCCTCAAGCTTTATCTGAGATTGTAGATCCACTTTTATGTCAATCCATATGCATTTGTACGTCCACAAAACTACTAGATTTTgtatattcttgttattcttcatcatttacttcatttttagcttctattcattgtctATGTGATCTCccttcctataaagaggcaattcttgatctctttggcagcaagctatggatgaggaactttttGCTTTacataagacagatacttggaatctggttcctctacctcctggtaagagtgttgttggttatcattgggtgtataagatcaagactaattctgattGGTTTATTGAGTGATACAAAGCTAGGTTTGTTGTAAAAATATACTCTTAACAATATGCTATGGATTATAAGGCGATGTTTGCCCCTATTGCAAAAATGATTGTTATTCGTACTCTTAGTGCATTAGCTTCAATTCGTTAGTGGCATATCTAttaacttgatgttaaaaatgccttcttgaatggagatcttcaagaaaaaGTTTATATGGCGCCCTCTCTTGGTGTTTCACATGACTCTAggtatgtttgtaagcttaagaaagcattatatggtctcaaacaagcacctcgtgcttggtttgagaaattctctgtTATGATCCCATCTCTTGGATTTGTTTCTAGCAGTTATGATACTGCTCTTTTTATAAAGTGCATTGATACAAGTCGTATCATttatctttatatgttgatgacatgattattactggtgatgatattaatgatattttagttttaaagaCAGAGTGGCTAGAcaatttgaaatgaaggatttgggttatcttctATATTTATTAGGTTTTGAGGTAGCTTCCTCACCCAGAGGTTATCTTCTTTCTTAGTcaaaatatgttgcagatattcttcaGCGAGCTAGACTcactgataacaagactgtaGATACTCCCATTGAGGTTAACACAAGGTattcttcttctgatggtttacctttgacagatcctactttataccatACTATTGTTGGGAGCTTGGTACATCTCGCCATTACTCATCTaaatattgcatatgttgttcatattgttagtcagtttgtttCTTCTACAATTCTTCACTAGGCAGCTGTTTTTCGTATTTTGTGATATCTTCAAGATATAGTCTTTTGGAGTCTTTTATTTCCAttcacctcttccttggagctGCGTGCATACTCTAAagctgatcatggtagtgattcCACAtatcgcaagtctgttaccggTTCTGTATTTTtctaggtgattctcttatttctaggaagagtaagaaacaagctattgtttctcaatcctCAACcaaagcagaatatcgtgctaTGGCATCTACTACCAAGAAAATTGTTTGGTTACATTGGTTACTTGTTGATATGAAAGTTTTTCATTCTCATCCTACttctatgtattgtgacaactagagttctattcagattgctcacaactcaaTTTTTCATGAGTGAACTAAACACTTtgagatcgattgtcatcttgctcgtcatcatctcatgcatgacaccattactttgccttttgttccttcttccttgCATATTGTAGATTTCCTTACCAAGTcgcatttcatttcattttctatgTGGCAAACTCTGGATGCTTGTAGTTGTCTCATCGTGAGTTTGAgaggagatgttaaataatacatttacttatgttttatttattaagggtagaataatattttcagtttaacatatatataatctctttgtatttaggttaactcaagtaatttataataaacaGATTAATAAGAATTACAGTCTCCTactcttttatgttcttttttttttaatattaattaatttaacaaatactTACTGTTTTTATGCTGCTTCTTTTTCCAAACATACAAGACCAAGCATAAGCCAACGAACAGAATCCCAGTAGACAACACAGAGCTTACTATGATCATTTTCTTCACTTTGGATTTGGTATTAGCCTTTGCAGAGCCACCGTTATCTATAACGTGGTACAGAAAAACTGGTGTTAAAAAGAGGAAATGTCAATATGGCTGGAAAGTTTTCTTTGGCCATATAGCATTCAATTTCAGCTTTCTACTCATTCGTTATAAAACAGTATCATTTTGGGTAGGAGAAAACCAATCCATCATGTTACCATCACCAATTCATGACTAATATCATTGTGTACGCTCAGAAACTAGCAAGCTCTCTACTCATTCGTTATAAAACAGTACCATTGTATTAATATCATTGTGTACGCTCAGAGACTAAAATAGAAGGAAGCTCTGTTGCAGCCTTGCAAGGAAAGTATCCTTTTTCCAATAGCTTGCTAGTTTTCTATCTGAATATATtcgaattttaataataataaaaaaacgaCTTCTCTAATCTGAGGATAAATTCATACCTACTTCTGATGCAGCCATCCGTATAAAAATTTCTTGTTCATTTTGAAAGAAAGTTCTCATATCAATCAAATCATTGAACCAGAGCAAGCAGCCACTTCCTCCATCCCTGATGTCCAAGTTTGTATACGCAGTACAGCTGCAGCTCTTCAAGCATGTGTTCTTGCACTCCTCCAGGTTCATAGTCCTGCTGAACCATGATTTTCTTGTCTCCGGCATCTTCAAACCTCTGAGCTTCCGAAACCCATCGCTGGAACAATTTAGTGCTGTCTTTCTAACGCAACCGCTTGACCAATCTGTTTTGTCCCAGTCTCTTGGAACTTTTGGTACAAATCCGTTCAAGCAATTACACACTGGAGAGTTGTTAATGCTACAGATACCATTTGCGCCACAAAGTGCATAACGCTCACAATTATCCGTATTTCCTGTTTCATAAAGAAACCAACTTTGAGTTTGCTCGATCCAGAGGAGGTGCTGGATATCACCACTCTGACTTAAGACGACCCTCCAATGCCTTGAGCTATTATGAAGTTGCTCTGTGTAATATATCTCCTTTTCattataaacaaattcaaatatgTACACGGGATTTGGTTTTACTTGAGGCATGCCACTGAACTGCAAGCCATTCCATGGCCCAGCTCGATGCTTCGGTTTCGAATCTTCCAACAGTAGTAACTCCGGATATCCTTCAGGAACAAGGATGCCTGTAATATTACCTCTGGAAGGATCATCAGGTGACTTCCATGATGTCACGTACCAGTCCATGCCAGTTTTGATATTCCGTCCTACCTTCATGCCCGGTATTAGTGTGTTGCCTGGATAATCAAAACTCTGCCACAAGGAGTTCTCCATGTTATTATCACCCTCCTCTTTCACAACAAGGTTTCCTGTATCCAAAAGCTGCGCAACTGGATTCCTAGCAGGTGTTGATGTGTTGGAAGACCAAATGATGCTTCCACTACGATTGAGAAGAACAAGAAGTCCTTCGTTGGTAAGCCTTACGACTCCTGATGAATCGTTAAGTGGAGTTTCTCTGTTGGCAACCCAAACTGCTGTCTGGACAGATATTTTGCCATACCATATCCCCAAGTATCGGCTTTTGGATTTCCCGGGGCTGAAAAATCCTAATTCATAGGTCCCGCCAGCTGAAACTATAGTGTCTCCATCTCTAATGAACTGGGCTGTGTTTATGGTGTCAGTAGGTGTGGCTGTTCTTACAATCAGAAATGAAATGAAGCAGAAAACGAGCATGGGGATGTAATCCATTGGTGCTCTCACTTTGTTATATTACAGAATGGAGAGCTAGCAATGCTACGCTACATAGCTAGGTAAACGCAAGTCTTCGGAAATTATTGGCTCTGAAGTGACCCTTGTGTTCCAAAAATGGTTGACACAGACTTAAAACATCAAGCTCAAGGAATCATTTACTTTGAAAATTGAGGCTAGTGGGCTCTGAATTACGACCCTATAAGCTTAAGATCTCTTTTCCATTGCTTGAGTTCGTTGGAATACCAATCTTCTGATACAGAAAACACCCACCCAATCTTGAAAACCTAGTGGAATCATGAAAGAGGCACACCACCAGACCATCCACCAATCAAGGGTtttcaatcaatcattttataagagtataagagaaaaaatatttaaaaataacttgttaatattatatttattaaataaaagatcttATTTTATCAACACAAAATTATATACATGTCTGTATTCAATTTATAATCATGAAAGTTGCGCACCACCAGACTACCCTCGGTGCTTCCATCCACCAATCAAGGCTAGTGGAGCGAAGCTTATTCCTTGTCAAGTGAAAGAGGCCAAGGTGCTGGAGACTTCAAGGGAAGACTGATCCGCCGTATATTCATTTATagctgtttatttatttatttatttttaaagtattttttaaaaaaaaataatttttcaattgggTGCTgaaggaatttttatttttcaattgtcaAGTTGATAATTTTTCTACTATAATAATTTGCTGTCTTTTTTATATGTACATGTAAATTTAGAATCATAAAAAGgctgaaaaaaagaaggaatttcATAGTAACTAACCactctataaataaaaacaatatgtcTAGTTGTGATTTCATTGGACTGCATGTACaaaattgtaatttataatttttttatatctgtaTTAATTGAATTAAGAATATCCTACTTCTATTAGAGTCCAATcctagttttaaattattttaaaataatattttttatggttatacttcaaattgaaattaaactagaatagaaaaaaaaaatcaaattagaaaaaagtatttatgttaattgtagtatgaaaaaaaaactacaaaagataaaataatacgTTATTTATTAGgataaattatttatgtgattgagaacattttagatttcattaggataaattatttatttataatttaataaaagaatttggttattttaaacTTGAACCATAAATTAAGATGGATCTAATTTTCAAACATGGGTTTATTttcattgtgttttattttgtggtacataattaatgtattagtcaaactttcatttttaaaatttttttgaaatatttctgTGTTATAAAAAGTCTCTGTTGATAGTTATAAAGAGATAATGGTAGTAATAGGTGATaacaatatttatgttttaatttttttttaataattaattatttttgaaaatcttaatatcttgcaattttttttatttttttaaaccatctttttattttataagcattCCAGAATATATTCTTGAGAAAcattatggtttttgttttatttgttagataGTGGACCACCACCTATACTACTATACTAtactatactttaaaatatgtaagaaaaatattgtatatttatTATGAACATAGACTAATTACATTATATATGGACCATACTGTAGACAACTTCTGTAGTACTTAAAAAGGCtttatcttttatgtttttagttaaaaagtACTCTTAGATGTAACTGCACAACaagactaaaaaatattaggcCCAACTATAAAGCAAAAGCTATTAGCATTAGGTCTTGTTGTCAATATGacccaataattttatttttatttttcacttatttaaatttttttttcatgcgataaagaaaaaaaaaattaatgagactttttttatattgtacaaaagttgggtgatgataaaacaaatttatttgagGTTgagctgaatttttttattaaaccatgtttgttttggcatttcaaaaatgctttaaaaaattttgaattttttttattcttttctttaatttaaattaatattttttgatgttttatatttttttgatgttgataatataaaaaaaattaattttaaaaaaataaaat is part of the Populus alba chromosome 10, ASM523922v2, whole genome shotgun sequence genome and encodes:
- the LOC118037065 gene encoding G-type lectin S-receptor-like serine/threonine-protein kinase At4g27290 isoform X1, whose protein sequence is MDYIPMLVFCFISFLIVRTATPTDTINTAQFIRDGDTIVSAGGTYELGFFSPGKSKSRYLGIWYGKISVQTAVWVANRETPLNDSSGVVRLTNEGLLVLLNRSGSIIWSSNTSTPARNPVAQLLDTGNLVVKEEGDNNMENSLWQSFDYPGNTLIPGMKVGRNIKTGMDWYVTSWKSPDDPSRGNITGILVPEGYPELLLLEDSKPKHRAGPWNGLQFSGMPQVKPNPVYIFEFVYNEKEIYYTEQLHNSSRHWRVVLSQSGDIQHLLWIEQTQSWFLYETGNTDNCERYALCGANGICSINNSPVCNCLNGFVPKVPRDWDKTDWSSGCVRKTALNCSSDGFRKLRGLKMPETRKSWFSRTMNLEECKNTCLKSCSCTAYTNLDIRDGGSGCLLWFNDLIDMRTFFQNEQEIFIRMAASEVVFLYHVIDNGGSAKANTKSKVKKMIIVSSVLSTGILFVGLCLVLYVWKKKQHKNRKMTGNLQRRSNNKDLKEELELPFFNIDELACATNNFSVSNKLGQGGFGPVYKGTLTDGREIAVKRLSKNSRQGLDEFKNEVKHIVKLQHRNLVRLLGCCIERDENMLVYELLPNKSLDFYIFDETRSLLLDWPKRYNIINGIARGLLYLHQDSRLRIIHRDLKTSNILLDYEMNPKISDFGLARSFGENETEANTNKVAGTYGYISPEYANYGLYSLKSDVFSFGVLALEIVGGYRNRGFRHPDHHLNLIGHAWILFKQGRPLELAAGSKVETPYLSEVLRSIHVGLLCVQENPEDRPNMSYVVLMLGNEDELPQPKQPGFFTERDLVEASYSSSESKLPSANVCSVSVLEAR
- the LOC118037065 gene encoding G-type lectin S-receptor-like serine/threonine-protein kinase At4g27290 isoform X3, translating into MDYIPMLVFCFISFLIVRTATPTDTINTAQFIRDGDTIVSAGGTYELGFFSPGKSKSRYLGIWYGKISVQTAVWVANRETPLNDSSGVVRLTNEGLLVLLNRSGSIIWSSNTSTPARNPVAQLLDTGNLVVKEEGDNNMENSLWQSFDYPGNTLIPGMKVGRNIKTGMDWYVTSWKSPDDPSRGNITGILVPEGYPELLLLEDSKPKHRAGPWNGLQFSGMPQVKPNPVYIFEFVYNEKEIYYTEQLHNSSRHWRVVLSQSGDIQHLLWIEQTQSWFLYETGNTDNCERYALCGANGICSINNSPVCNCLNGFVPKVPRDWDKTDWSSGCVRKTALNCSSDGFRKLRGLKMPETRKSWFSRTMNLEECKNTCLKSCSCTAYTNLDIRDGGSGCLLWFNDLIDMRTFFQNEQEIFIRMAASEVDNGGSAKANTKSKVKKMIIVSSVLSTGILFVGLCLVLYVWKKKQHKNRKMTGNLQRRSNNKDLKEELELPFFNIDELACATNNFSVSNKLGQGGFGPVYKGTLTDGREIAVKRLSKNSRQGLDEFKNEVKHIVKLQHRNLVRLLGCCIERDENMLVYELLPNKSLDFYIFDETRSLLLDWPKRYNIINGIARGLLYLHQDSRLRIIHRDLKTSNILLDYEMNPKISDFGLARSFGENETEANTNKVAGTYGYISPEYANYGLYSLKSDVFSFGVLALEIVGGYRNRGFRHPDHHLNLIGHAWILFKQGRPLELAAGSKVETPYLSEVLRSIHVGLLCVQENPEDRPNMSYVVLMLGNEDELPQPKQPGFFTERDLVEASYSSSESKLPSANVCSVSVLEAR
- the LOC118037065 gene encoding G-type lectin S-receptor-like serine/threonine-protein kinase At4g27290 isoform X2, with product MDYIPMLVFCFISFLIVRTATPTDTINTAQFIRDGDTIVSAGGTYELGFFSPGKSKSRYLGIWYGKISVQTAVWVANRETPLNDSSGVVRLTNEGLLVLLNRSGSIIWSSNTSTPARNPVAQLLDTGNLVVKEEGDNNMENSLWQSFDYPGNTLIPGMKVGRNIKTGMDWYVTSWKSPDDPSRGNITGILVPEGYPELLLLEDSKPKHRAGPWNGLQFSGMPQVKPNPVYIFEFVYNEKEIYYTEQLHNSSRHWRVVLSQSGDIQHLLWIEQTQSWFLYETGNTDNCERYALCGANGICSINNSPVCNCLNGFVPKVPRDWDKTDWSSGCVRKTALNCSSDGFRKLRGLKMPETRKSWFSRTMNLEECKNTCLKSCSCTAYTNLDIRDGGSGCLLWFNDLIDMRTFFQNEQEIFIRMAASEVVFLYHVIDNGGSAKANTKSKVKKMIIVSSVLSTGILFVGLCLVLYVWKKKQHKNSNLQRRSNNKDLKEELELPFFNIDELACATNNFSVSNKLGQGGFGPVYKGTLTDGREIAVKRLSKNSRQGLDEFKNEVKHIVKLQHRNLVRLLGCCIERDENMLVYELLPNKSLDFYIFDETRSLLLDWPKRYNIINGIARGLLYLHQDSRLRIIHRDLKTSNILLDYEMNPKISDFGLARSFGENETEANTNKVAGTYGYISPEYANYGLYSLKSDVFSFGVLALEIVGGYRNRGFRHPDHHLNLIGHAWILFKQGRPLELAAGSKVETPYLSEVLRSIHVGLLCVQENPEDRPNMSYVVLMLGNEDELPQPKQPGFFTERDLVEASYSSSESKLPSANVCSVSVLEAR
- the LOC118037065 gene encoding G-type lectin S-receptor-like serine/threonine-protein kinase At4g27290 isoform X4: MDYIPMLVFCFISFLIVRTATPTDTINTAQFIRDGDTIVSAGGTYELGFFSPGKSKSRYLGIWYGKISVQTAVWVANRETPLNDSSGVVRLTNEGLLVLLNRSGSIIWSSNTSTPARNPVAQLLDTGNLVVKEEGDNNMENSLWQSFDYPGNTLIPGMKVGRNIKTGMDWYVTSWKSPDDPSRGNITGILVPEGYPELLLLEDSKPKHRAGPWNGLQFSGMPQVKPNPVYIFEFVYNEKEIYYTEQLHNSSRHWRVVLSQSGDIQHLLWIEQTQSWFLYETGNTDNCERYALCGANGICSINNSPVCNCLNGFVPKVPRDWDKTDWSSGCVRKTALNCSSDGFRKLRGLKMPETRKSWFSRTMNLEECKNTCLKSCSCTAYTNLDIRDGGSGCLLWFNDLIDMRTFFQNEQEIFIRMAASEVGNLQRRSNNKDLKEELELPFFNIDELACATNNFSVSNKLGQGGFGPVYKGTLTDGREIAVKRLSKNSRQGLDEFKNEVKHIVKLQHRNLVRLLGCCIERDENMLVYELLPNKSLDFYIFDETRSLLLDWPKRYNIINGIARGLLYLHQDSRLRIIHRDLKTSNILLDYEMNPKISDFGLARSFGENETEANTNKVAGTYGYISPEYANYGLYSLKSDVFSFGVLALEIVGGYRNRGFRHPDHHLNLIGHAWILFKQGRPLELAAGSKVETPYLSEVLRSIHVGLLCVQENPEDRPNMSYVVLMLGNEDELPQPKQPGFFTERDLVEASYSSSESKLPSANVCSVSVLEAR